A window of Sinimarinibacterium sp. NLF-5-8 genomic DNA:
CATTCATGGCTTGGCTCCTTCGGAAGAATCCAGTTCGCGGCTCCACGACAGGCCGTTGACGTAGATGCCCAGGGGGTTCTTGCGCAGGCGTTCTTCGGTGCGCGGCGGCTGGAGCACGATGGACACCACGGCCGTCCACCGCTCCAAGCCCGCCGCGGCGCCGTTGACGTAGCGGCGTTCCGTCCAGCGCACGTTGAAAGACGTGTCGCTTGCGCGCACGACGCTGGTGATCTGCACCGTCACCGACTCCTTGCCGATGCGCGCGAACGGGTCGTTGACCCGTGCGTAGTCGTTGAGCACGGCCGCGCCCTTGTCGGTCGTGTAGTCGTAGGCGTCCAGCCAGTTCTGGCGGACGACGATGGGGTCGATGGACAGCGAGCGCACCAGCGTCACGAAGCGCGCGATGTGGTGCGCGGTCTGCGCATCGTTGGGCCGGTATGGCGTGGCGGCTTCGCCCACGGCGCGTACCTGGCCCGCGTTGTCCACCTCCACGACGTAGGGCGTCACGATGGATTGCGCCGAGCGCCACACCAGGCCGCCGGCCATCAGCAGCGCAAGCGTCAGGCAGCCGAAGGCCATCAGGCGCCAGTTCTTCGCCTGCACGCGCGGCGAGCCGATGCGCTCGTCCCACACCTGGCCGGCAGCTTGGTACGGCGTGGCAGGCTGCGGCGTGTCGGCGTAGCGCACCTGCGGTTTCTTGAATCGCATGGTCAGTTCTCCTTATGAATCGGAATCGCGCAGGCTCGGCCCCTGGCCGGAGCCGCCGCCATCGCCACCGCGCAGCGCGTGGGCGGTGGTGGTCGCGGCGTGGGTGAGTTGCTGGCGGCGATGCAGGCGCTTGGCCCAAGCGGGCTGTTCCTGTGTCTGCGCCGTAGCGGCACCGGATGCGGCCTCGCCTGCGGCACTCTGACCGGATGCCGCACCCGCGCCGCCAGCGGCAGCAGCGCCATTCCAGCCAGCGCGGAAGGGAGCGGCCATTCGCTGCCCGGCAGCGGAAGCGTGGGATGCAGCGCCTCGCCCGGCTGCCTGCGCGCCGGTCTTGGCGACGTTGCCCAGGCCCGCCATCGCGCCCTTTGCGCCGCCGCCAGCGGCGGCGGAACCGGCCTGGAACGCCGACTTAGCACTGCTGGCCGCCGACGTGGCGGCGCGCGCACCGCTACCGGCCAGCTTGGCGGCAGCCGGGGCCATGCGCGCACCAGCAGCCACGGCGCCACCCACGCCCGTCGCGGCGGCGCCGATGGCGACGGCCGTGCCGGCAGCGCCGACAGCAGCACCGGCCATTGCGCCAGCGCCGAGCTGCGGCGCACCGGAGACGAGGCCCGTGGCGATGCCGGGGCCGAAGATCCCGAGCGCCAGCAAGGTGAGCGAGGCCAGCATGATGACCAGCGCGTGGTCAATAGACGGCTCGGCGGGATGGACTTGGAACTGAGCGAACAAGCCCGAGCCGATACCGACGATCACGGCCAGCACCAGAACCTTGACGCCGGAGGCCACCACGTTGCCCAAGACCTTTTCGGCGAGGAACGCGGTCTTGTTCCAGAGCGCGAATGGCACCAGCACGAATCCGGCGAGCGTGGTCAGCTTGAACTCGATCAGCGTGATGAACAGTTGGATCGCCAGCACGAAGAAGCACAAGACCACGACCAGCCACGCGAGGAACATCACCACGATGGGGTCGAGGTTCACGAACACTTCGGGAAAGCCCGCCATCTCGCCGATCTGCTCCAGAATCGGCGCCCCGGCGTCGATGCCGGTTTTCGCCAGCCGGCCCGGCTGCAAGAAGTTCTCCATCGTGATGGCCGAGCCGGTGGCGGTGATGCCCAATCCCGCAAACGAGCGGAACACGATGCTGGCCAGCCAGTTGAAGTTATTGATGATGTAGGCGAAGGCACCGACGTAGAGCACCTTGCGCAGCAGCTTGGCGATCACGTCCTCGCCCTGGCCGGTGGCATGGCTCATGGCCCAATACAGGCCGGCGATCGTCATGTCGATGACGATCAGCGTGGCCGTGAGGAACGCCACTTCGCCCCGCAGCAGCCCGAAACCCGAGTCGATATAAGCGGCAAAGGTGTTGAGGAACTGGTCGATGATGGTCACGTCATTCATGGCGTGTCCTCCGGTTCGGCGGGAACGGCCGGCGCCATGCCATCGGCCGGTTCCTCGAAGCTCGGCGGGATCGGCGGCAGGTCGGCCAACGTCTGGTATTCATCCGGCCCGGCCTGGCCGGAGAAGAAGCGCCGCCGGAAGGCTTCGGCGGCGGCACGGCAAGCGTCCTCGCCCGTGGCCTGCCGGTCGGCCGCGCATTGCGCGCGCAATGCCTTCAGCCGCGCGGGATCGGCGGCCAGGGCATCGGCAAGGTGGTCGGCCGGCTGCTCGCCGCAAGCGGCAAGCAGCGCGACACACAGGACGAGGACGCATCGCATGGCGGCCTCCCGTCAGTT
This region includes:
- the trbF gene encoding conjugal transfer protein TrbF, with amino-acid sequence MRFKKPQVRYADTPQPATPYQAAGQVWDERIGSPRVQAKNWRLMAFGCLTLALLMAGGLVWRSAQSIVTPYVVEVDNAGQVRAVGEAATPYRPNDAQTAHHIARFVTLVRSLSIDPIVVRQNWLDAYDYTTDKGAAVLNDYARVNDPFARIGKESVTVQITSVVRASDTSFNVRWTERRYVNGAAAGLERWTAVVSIVLQPPRTEERLRKNPLGIYVNGLSWSRELDSSEGAKP
- the trbL gene encoding P-type conjugative transfer protein TrbL; translated protein: MNDVTIIDQFLNTFAAYIDSGFGLLRGEVAFLTATLIVIDMTIAGLYWAMSHATGQGEDVIAKLLRKVLYVGAFAYIINNFNWLASIVFRSFAGLGITATGSAITMENFLQPGRLAKTGIDAGAPILEQIGEMAGFPEVFVNLDPIVVMFLAWLVVVLCFFVLAIQLFITLIEFKLTTLAGFVLVPFALWNKTAFLAEKVLGNVVASGVKVLVLAVIVGIGSGLFAQFQVHPAEPSIDHALVIMLASLTLLALGIFGPGIATGLVSGAPQLGAGAMAGAAVGAAGTAVAIGAAATGVGGAVAAGARMAPAAAKLAGSGARAATSAASSAKSAFQAGSAAAGGGAKGAMAGLGNVAKTGAQAAGRGAASHASAAGQRMAAPFRAGWNGAAAAGGAGAASGQSAAGEAASGAATAQTQEQPAWAKRLHRRQQLTHAATTTAHALRGGDGGGSGQGPSLRDSDS
- a CDS encoding EexN family lipoprotein → MRCVLVLCVALLAACGEQPADHLADALAADPARLKALRAQCAADRQATGEDACRAAAEAFRRRFFSGQAGPDEYQTLADLPPIPPSFEEPADGMAPAVPAEPEDTP